One genomic window of Sporosarcina ureae includes the following:
- the leuC gene encoding 3-isopropylmalate dehydratase large subunit codes for MAKTIIEKIWDEHIVYEEEGKPDLLYIDLHLIHEVTSPQAFEGLRLANRKVRRPDLCFATMDHNVPTKNLPVINDPIAKKQITTLQKNCEEFGVQLADMQHPDQGIVHIIGPELGLTQPGKTIVCGDSHTSTHGAFGAIAFGIGTSEVEHVLSTQTLWQSKPKTMEIRVTGKIGFGVTAKDIILAIISKFGIGVGTGHIVEYTGEAIRGLTMEERMTICNMSIEAGAKAGLIGPDETTINYLRGRRYAPQGEEFEAAAGRWLALNTDEDAKYDQVLEIHADEIEPFVTWGTNPSMGSGISANIPTTADYVSETDKSALRSAMEYMGLEEGMALTDIEIQHAFIGSCTNARLSDLEAAAKVVKGQHVHPTVTAIVVPGSRTVKKQAEEIGLDKIFLDAGFEWRESGCSMCLAMNDDVVPAGERCASTSNRNFEGRQGAGSRTHLVSPSMAAAAALHGHFVDVRKIEAAVQI; via the coding sequence ATGGCTAAAACAATTATTGAAAAAATATGGGATGAGCATATTGTGTACGAAGAAGAGGGAAAGCCGGATCTATTGTATATTGATCTACATCTGATTCATGAAGTCACATCACCGCAGGCATTTGAAGGATTACGTCTCGCAAATCGCAAAGTGCGTCGTCCGGATCTTTGCTTTGCGACGATGGATCACAACGTCCCGACAAAGAACTTACCGGTAATCAATGACCCGATTGCAAAAAAACAAATCACGACACTTCAAAAAAACTGTGAAGAGTTTGGTGTGCAATTGGCAGATATGCAACATCCAGACCAAGGTATTGTGCATATTATCGGTCCTGAGTTAGGATTGACACAACCAGGAAAGACGATTGTTTGTGGTGATAGCCATACATCAACACACGGTGCGTTTGGAGCCATTGCGTTCGGTATCGGCACAAGTGAAGTAGAGCACGTATTATCTACGCAAACATTATGGCAAAGTAAACCGAAAACGATGGAGATTCGCGTAACAGGCAAAATTGGGTTTGGCGTAACAGCTAAAGATATTATTCTCGCGATCATTTCAAAGTTTGGAATTGGCGTGGGTACTGGACATATTGTCGAGTATACAGGAGAAGCAATTCGTGGACTTACAATGGAAGAACGTATGACCATTTGTAATATGTCAATAGAAGCAGGGGCGAAAGCTGGTTTAATTGGCCCCGATGAAACAACAATCAATTATTTGCGTGGTCGTCGTTATGCACCGCAGGGCGAAGAATTCGAAGCGGCAGCAGGGCGTTGGCTCGCATTGAATACGGATGAAGATGCAAAATATGATCAAGTGCTTGAAATTCATGCAGATGAAATCGAACCATTCGTAACGTGGGGAACGAACCCATCGATGGGATCTGGAATATCGGCTAACATCCCTACGACTGCAGACTATGTATCCGAAACTGATAAATCTGCACTTCGTTCTGCAATGGAGTATATGGGACTTGAAGAAGGAATGGCGTTAACTGATATTGAAATTCAGCACGCATTCATTGGTTCATGTACAAATGCGCGTCTTAGCGATTTGGAAGCAGCGGCGAAAGTGGTAAAAGGTCAACATGTTCATCCGACTGTGACTGCAATTGTTGTACCTGGTTCACGTACAGTGAAAAAGCAGGCAGAAGAGATCGGACTTGATAAGATCTTCCTGGACGCTGGTTTTGAGTGGAGAGAGTCGGGATGCAGTATGTGCTTGGCTATGAACGATGATGTAGTACCAGCTGGCGAACGTTGTGCTTCTACATCCAACCGGAACTTTGAAGGACGCCAAGGTGCAGGCTCACGCACACATCTAGTCAGCCCATCCATGGCTGCAGCGGCTGCCCTACATGGACATTTCGTAGATGTTCGTAAAATCGAAGCAGCTGTGCAAATTTGA
- the leuD gene encoding 3-isopropylmalate dehydratase small subunit produces MEPINKIESVLTPLDKNNVDTDQIISKEFLKRIERTGFGKYLFYHWRFNADRTKNEEFVLNDPRYDGSTILVAHDNFGCGSSREHAPWAILDYGFRVVIAPSFADIFYSNCFKNGILPIRLSVAEIDEFLQKGKKAPYTLTVSLEDQTVAGEDGSVYSFDIDPYNKKMLLNGWDEISLTFQYEDKITEYEQKHA; encoded by the coding sequence ATGGAACCAATTAATAAAATAGAGAGTGTACTCACTCCTTTAGATAAAAATAACGTAGATACAGATCAGATCATATCCAAGGAATTTTTGAAACGTATTGAGCGCACTGGTTTCGGGAAATATTTATTCTATCACTGGCGTTTTAATGCAGATCGTACAAAAAATGAAGAGTTCGTGTTAAATGATCCTCGATACGATGGTTCAACTATCCTAGTTGCACATGATAACTTCGGTTGTGGATCATCTCGCGAACACGCACCTTGGGCAATTTTGGATTACGGATTCCGAGTTGTTATTGCACCAAGCTTTGCAGATATATTCTATAGTAATTGCTTCAAGAACGGCATTTTACCGATTAGGCTATCTGTTGCAGAAATTGATGAGTTTCTACAAAAAGGGAAAAAAGCCCCGTATACATTAACAGTGAGTCTCGAGGACCAGACTGTAGCAGGTGAGGATGGTTCGGTGTATAGCTTTGATATTGATCCGTATAATAAAAAGATGTTGTTGAACGGGTGGGATGAGATTTCCCTGACCTTCCAATATGAAGATAAGATTACAGAGTACGAACAAAAACATGCATAA
- a CDS encoding S-layer homology domain-containing protein gives MFSASKKSTFAIFNSFLIVMLCFIVLPIHAQAETVNQRFSDVGNEYWAKDEVMQLVEEGIINGYQDLQFRPGISIKRGQAANLLTAALKLPEAPYQPIFKDVSAKSSYLRGAMSTYQEGIFKGKPDGNFGVSDELTREQMASVLVHAFKLKDTGEKVQFTDENKISESHRYGVKVLMQHGITTGKEDGSFAPKLSVNRGSFAVFLHRAMIQAGLLEKKQPIVFNKIQTMGKFDPIRFNQFLTEVPLTQEGQTYLRSNHFMSLTAKRVKAHGHATDHIYVYGVSERKNTRVTVTKRELPNGDYFTFVELRNPDRLPIRVDLVRIDGDIKTNSMERFDKFPMKKDVDETFGFDIATSPVGVLETISQQGTGQQMISKTYRSRELELKYRNGAVSRTRELQDEKESYSNILMGDNRVSVYELNSRGYDVVDQWYLSSNKKLFSSKERLDSWLRESITNYKKRNKWYTAQGPYNKMATTIEPMPASGRGYGRNLLLVKEDRVMLLYNQTKERYYEDILHNSFTNLAIFRGSKPYWETEVTSTYLTNLYGFTAPFVDTRFNEQIALFLYNGGKAFNHKDYNEGLRNYANLLVQQHRKGNVNFLSPTAYYIPDYFPAKSQVKTHTSMNHLLGGMNILLLAFQEFNDPVYLENASAIEKAIRFEEKKWTRPNGDIWYKRAPNGQFSGTDYVHLTLEDLIYSYEKWSQVDQSKAKVFERMIKSKAGYLNSTKKGYTTKIKEGLKRINMSHLLPAGKEYTDAL, from the coding sequence ATGTTCAGCGCATCAAAGAAAAGTACATTCGCTATTTTTAATTCTTTTCTCATCGTGATGTTATGCTTCATTGTACTACCAATACATGCGCAAGCGGAAACGGTAAACCAACGTTTCTCCGATGTAGGGAATGAATATTGGGCAAAAGATGAAGTAATGCAGCTCGTGGAAGAAGGAATCATTAACGGATACCAAGATTTGCAATTCCGACCAGGCATCAGTATTAAACGTGGACAAGCAGCAAACTTGCTGACTGCGGCCTTGAAATTACCGGAAGCTCCCTACCAGCCGATATTCAAGGATGTCAGCGCAAAGTCATCTTACTTACGCGGTGCCATGTCTACTTATCAAGAAGGTATATTTAAAGGAAAGCCCGATGGTAACTTCGGTGTAAGTGATGAATTAACACGTGAACAAATGGCCAGTGTGCTAGTTCATGCATTTAAATTAAAAGACACAGGTGAAAAAGTACAATTTACTGATGAGAATAAAATTAGTGAATCTCACAGATATGGCGTCAAAGTACTTATGCAACACGGCATTACCACAGGTAAGGAGGACGGATCCTTTGCTCCAAAACTTTCCGTAAACCGTGGTTCATTCGCTGTATTCCTACATAGAGCAATGATTCAAGCAGGACTTCTTGAAAAAAAGCAACCGATTGTTTTCAATAAAATACAAACTATGGGGAAATTTGATCCGATACGTTTTAATCAATTTCTTACGGAAGTCCCCCTAACGCAAGAAGGACAGACATACTTGCGGTCAAACCATTTCATGTCTTTAACAGCTAAGCGAGTAAAAGCCCATGGACATGCAACGGATCATATTTATGTCTATGGTGTCAGTGAAAGAAAAAATACGAGAGTCACTGTAACGAAACGCGAATTGCCAAATGGCGATTACTTTACATTCGTAGAGTTGAGAAACCCTGACCGTCTGCCGATTCGTGTCGACTTGGTACGAATTGATGGAGATATTAAAACGAATTCGATGGAACGTTTCGATAAGTTCCCTATGAAAAAAGATGTAGATGAAACATTCGGATTCGATATTGCTACTTCGCCAGTTGGTGTTCTTGAAACGATTTCGCAACAAGGTACTGGACAGCAAATGATATCAAAAACCTATCGTTCACGTGAGCTTGAGTTAAAATACCGTAATGGTGCAGTCAGCAGAACACGAGAACTCCAGGACGAGAAAGAATCGTACAGCAATATTCTTATGGGTGATAATCGTGTATCAGTGTATGAGTTAAACTCTAGAGGGTACGATGTAGTGGATCAATGGTATCTTTCATCCAATAAAAAACTCTTTTCGTCAAAAGAAAGATTGGATTCATGGCTTCGTGAGTCCATTACCAACTATAAAAAGCGCAATAAATGGTATACAGCACAAGGGCCATACAATAAGATGGCAACTACTATCGAGCCGATGCCTGCTTCAGGGCGAGGATATGGTCGTAATTTACTTTTAGTAAAAGAAGATCGTGTCATGTTGTTATACAACCAAACGAAAGAACGCTATTATGAAGATATTTTGCATAACTCCTTTACGAACTTAGCTATCTTTAGAGGAAGTAAGCCGTATTGGGAAACTGAAGTGACTAGTACGTATTTGACGAATTTATATGGCTTTACAGCGCCATTCGTCGATACACGCTTCAATGAACAGATTGCACTATTCCTTTATAATGGTGGCAAAGCATTCAATCATAAAGATTACAACGAAGGCTTACGTAACTATGCGAACTTGCTTGTTCAGCAACATAGAAAAGGGAATGTAAACTTCTTGTCTCCAACTGCCTATTATATTCCGGATTACTTCCCGGCAAAATCACAAGTGAAGACCCATACGTCAATGAATCATTTACTAGGCGGCATGAACATTCTCTTGCTTGCATTCCAGGAGTTCAATGATCCGGTCTATTTGGAAAATGCCAGTGCCATTGAAAAAGCGATTCGCTTTGAAGAAAAGAAATGGACGCGTCCAAATGGGGACATTTGGTACAAACGTGCCCCAAATGGTCAATTTTCAGGAACAGATTATGTTCATCTGACATTAGAAGACTTAATTTATTCTTATGAAAAATGGTCACAAGTCGATCAGTCGAAAGCTAAAGTATTTGAGCGGATGATTAAATCGAAGGCTGGTTATTTGAACAGTACGAAAAAAGGTTATACGACGAAAATCAAAGAAGGTTTGAAACGTATCAACATGTCTCACTTATTGCCAGCAGGTAAAGAGTATACAGACGCATTGTAA
- a CDS encoding S-layer homology domain-containing protein, with product MKRLITLLTLSLLLASPIFTPVASANDFTGHQMQQELTFWVDKGVIQKDAKGNVYPNRAVTRGEFASYLARSLELPASTRYTFKDLKANHSRTIEIQNAAGAGILAGYPDGTFKANQQITRQQMAGMIFKAFRFLDISVNTPTVQFKDSKKISSNFIPAVSAASSLNIIRGDQGYFKPTSNATIAHASAFLFRMFAVADGKGNTRPPTDVGGTENPKVHKVSAISNNQLNVTNESYLTFEDALAAYNASSNIQAISVNNTIIKMKSGQAFASENPKQYTSLYSDPTLKNEVTYIQKGYELDYVGSSAERVVVDVGGYTYYAKHDEIDLVPSLLSKGASQYKVTSDGLLIHQPYYRTYDAKTKQYKGSYAEYTVGPASPAMKKGQTYTSNDGVHFKELNGTATITYYPYFQFQSVRQPSTYTGQELDRFISNALQARQKTGIARYKNATTKSKLIGLGTYVKQMEKQHNVNAMFILATAIHESDYGMSGNAQQKNNIFGIRVFDSSPDKGEVYSNPTKSVDAFITRYINLNYANPLGAYANGAAPGNKAVGFNMKYASDPFWGSKIAGHMWRIDQFLGNKDANQAQLAVISYTGNTAVNIRTSPETGNKNNILFSYKPKHPGNLAAFGYPLIVTDRTTGADGFVWYKVRLDINPGTQQINEPYGWIRSDLVTLIN from the coding sequence TTGAAACGTTTGATTACATTACTGACACTTTCGCTTTTGCTAGCTTCTCCTATCTTCACACCAGTGGCAAGTGCAAATGATTTCACTGGTCATCAAATGCAGCAAGAACTGACATTTTGGGTAGATAAAGGCGTGATACAAAAGGATGCAAAAGGGAATGTCTATCCGAATCGTGCGGTCACGCGAGGAGAATTTGCTTCGTATTTGGCACGTTCACTCGAATTACCTGCTTCGACAAGATATACCTTTAAGGATTTAAAAGCAAATCATTCCCGCACTATTGAGATTCAAAATGCTGCAGGTGCTGGAATTTTAGCAGGATATCCTGATGGTACATTCAAGGCGAATCAGCAGATTACTCGACAGCAAATGGCAGGAATGATATTTAAAGCATTCCGCTTCCTTGATATCTCTGTCAATACACCTACAGTTCAATTTAAAGATAGCAAGAAAATCTCTTCGAACTTCATACCGGCTGTATCTGCGGCTTCTTCATTGAATATCATACGAGGAGATCAAGGGTATTTCAAACCGACAAGTAACGCAACGATTGCTCATGCTTCTGCATTTTTATTCCGTATGTTCGCAGTCGCTGACGGAAAAGGCAATACTCGTCCCCCAACGGATGTTGGCGGTACGGAAAACCCTAAAGTGCATAAAGTCAGCGCCATTTCAAACAATCAGCTGAATGTAACAAATGAATCATACCTCACGTTTGAAGATGCATTAGCAGCATATAATGCCTCTTCAAACATTCAGGCGATTTCCGTTAATAATACAATCATCAAAATGAAGTCAGGTCAGGCATTTGCTTCAGAAAACCCAAAGCAGTATACGTCACTATATAGTGACCCCACATTAAAAAACGAAGTGACATATATCCAGAAAGGGTATGAACTGGACTATGTAGGCAGTAGCGCAGAACGTGTTGTAGTAGACGTAGGCGGCTATACCTATTATGCAAAACACGATGAAATCGATCTAGTCCCTTCATTATTATCTAAAGGGGCAAGCCAGTATAAAGTAACAAGCGACGGCTTACTCATTCACCAACCATATTATCGTACGTACGATGCCAAGACGAAACAATATAAAGGCAGTTACGCAGAGTATACAGTAGGCCCGGCTTCTCCCGCAATGAAAAAAGGACAGACCTATACAAGTAACGATGGTGTTCATTTTAAAGAATTGAACGGTACGGCGACTATTACCTATTATCCGTATTTCCAATTCCAATCCGTGCGCCAGCCCTCTACTTACACTGGACAGGAACTAGATCGTTTTATTTCTAATGCATTACAAGCCAGACAAAAAACAGGTATTGCACGCTATAAAAATGCTACAACTAAGTCGAAATTAATCGGATTGGGTACGTATGTAAAACAAATGGAAAAACAGCATAACGTCAATGCGATGTTCATTTTAGCAACCGCTATACATGAGAGTGATTATGGAATGAGTGGCAATGCACAGCAGAAAAACAACATTTTCGGTATCCGCGTATTTGATTCTTCACCAGATAAAGGTGAAGTCTATAGTAATCCGACGAAAAGTGTCGATGCATTCATCACACGCTACATCAACTTAAACTATGCGAATCCACTCGGTGCTTATGCCAATGGTGCAGCTCCAGGAAATAAAGCTGTCGGCTTCAATATGAAGTATGCATCGGATCCTTTCTGGGGAAGTAAGATTGCGGGCCATATGTGGCGGATCGATCAGTTCCTAGGTAATAAAGATGCGAACCAAGCGCAATTAGCTGTGATTTCCTATACAGGCAATACAGCAGTTAATATTCGGACAAGCCCTGAAACGGGGAATAAAAATAATATTCTATTCTCTTACAAGCCCAAGCATCCAGGTAATCTGGCAGCATTCGGCTATCCACTAATTGTTACGGATCGTACGACAGGCGCAGATGGTTTTGTTTGGTACAAGGTGCGTCTGGATATCAATCCAGGGACACAACAAATCAACGAACCATATGGCTGGATCCGTTCCGATCTAGTGACGCTTATTAATTAA
- a CDS encoding O-antigen ligase family protein — protein sequence MNIWKQRLEKQNTSTILIAVAVMIIALLLPSKIALLGTALFFVLFSIIKPQQSILFLVIYVNIRPFLLEVNSGMKLIGDLIIFVVFAWTLFQYRHNIRSLFTFKWFEWSYFAFILFGSIVGFLNDVTPTSIIFQVRTFLIMYLLYYIISRMTLTNKWLQQLAWVTVFLNIVMSLHGLVEKLSLRQWLLPEEWKYKVLSATNAVRIYGLTGNPNSLALSLFFGIIGIVYLQHVYQQNKYKWTFRVLLVLFFGILVLTYSRGTWISAVVFGIVFILMTKKWYLLKRLVIAGVASIILIYYPVNLAVQYITELGVTVDEKPSGAGSIGGRFGETFDEKNLALMTESGRFFYISKGFEIFGDHPITGTGFGSFGGSATLSYGSPIYDHYGINSDIYGGKYFYSDNQYIQVIAETGIIGVLIFALFLLSMLWYFWKSRHTNFGVFMIALWFSTGVSGMYYNIWELKMYTLFYFILLGAFVAFSKQQDTSKPTNG from the coding sequence ATGAATATATGGAAACAACGATTAGAAAAACAAAACACAAGTACCATACTGATTGCAGTAGCAGTGATGATCATTGCACTATTGCTGCCGTCAAAGATAGCATTACTCGGAACGGCCTTATTTTTTGTCCTATTTTCTATCATTAAACCCCAGCAAAGTATTCTATTTCTGGTTATCTACGTCAACATCCGACCATTTTTGCTAGAAGTGAATAGTGGGATGAAGTTAATAGGAGATTTAATTATTTTTGTCGTATTTGCGTGGACATTGTTCCAGTACCGACATAATATTCGTTCTCTATTTACATTCAAATGGTTTGAGTGGTCTTACTTTGCCTTTATTTTATTTGGCTCGATCGTAGGATTCTTGAACGATGTCACACCGACTTCTATTATTTTCCAAGTCCGAACATTTTTGATTATGTATTTGCTTTACTACATCATTTCAAGAATGACATTGACGAACAAATGGCTACAACAACTTGCGTGGGTGACAGTGTTTTTGAACATTGTGATGTCGCTTCATGGTTTAGTGGAAAAACTGTCATTGCGTCAGTGGTTGCTTCCTGAAGAATGGAAGTATAAAGTTTTATCTGCAACAAATGCTGTGCGTATTTACGGACTTACCGGTAATCCGAACTCTTTGGCATTATCCCTATTTTTCGGGATTATCGGGATCGTTTATTTGCAACATGTTTACCAGCAGAATAAATACAAATGGACATTTCGTGTATTACTCGTATTGTTCTTCGGTATTCTAGTTCTTACTTATTCAAGAGGAACTTGGATTTCAGCAGTGGTGTTCGGTATTGTCTTTATCCTTATGACGAAAAAATGGTATCTTCTGAAACGACTAGTGATTGCAGGTGTCGCATCAATTATCTTGATATATTATCCAGTAAACTTAGCTGTACAATATATAACAGAGTTAGGTGTGACAGTTGATGAAAAGCCTAGCGGGGCGGGAAGTATCGGGGGACGCTTCGGTGAAACGTTTGATGAGAAGAACTTAGCGCTCATGACTGAGAGCGGAAGGTTTTTCTATATTAGTAAAGGGTTTGAGATCTTCGGTGATCATCCTATAACGGGAACAGGATTCGGTTCATTCGGCGGTTCAGCCACATTATCGTATGGGTCACCGATTTATGACCATTATGGTATCAATTCGGATATTTACGGTGGAAAGTATTTCTACTCAGACAATCAATATATTCAAGTGATTGCAGAAACCGGCATAATCGGAGTATTGATTTTCGCGCTCTTCTTACTAAGTATGTTGTGGTACTTCTGGAAATCACGTCACACGAATTTCGGTGTATTTATGATTGCACTATGGTTTTCAACAGGCGTTTCCGGAATGTACTATAATATTTGGGAACTGAAGATGTATACATTGTTTTACTTTATCTTGCTTGGTGCATTTGTTGCGTTTAGCAAGCAGCAAGACACATCGAAACCTACGAATGGTTAA